Proteins encoded within one genomic window of Camelina sativa cultivar DH55 chromosome 19, Cs, whole genome shotgun sequence:
- the LOC104765359 gene encoding protein SPA1-RELATED 3-like isoform X2: MEGSSNSNSRGFNNTSGVSDRNTEFSPVERITSRSKPSSHVDEYVRSLFGTTSSTHKSGEDDSLGVDPFVRSLEWGDVSLRQWLDKPERSVDVFECLHVFRQIVEIVNSAHSLGIVVHNVRPSCFVMSSFNHVSFIESASDSGSDSLEDGPISQKDIGSSRREEAVSKAISVEEKGDYNKLLERRIEKLEEEKNQPFPMKHILAMETSWYTSPEEDFGGSSTCASDVYRLGVLLFELFCPVPSREEKSRTMSSLRHRVLPPQILLKCPKEASFCLWLLHPEPSCRPSMSDLLQSEFITEPRDNLEEREAAVELRDRIEEQESLLEFLLLIQQRKHESAYRLRDTASLLSSDIEQVVKRQLILKKKGSSLSDFSKDDDHQYPSGQPLMNFQANEEPSAFLTSRKRFRQGVPALENDVEVDEESQGSTLLESSRLMRNFKKLESVYFLTRRRQMKATASGKSLTRHSPLSSENGRGSMIVSEKSSVSNPVVAPKDFYNNDLRQGGWIDPFLEGLCRYLSFSKLRVKADLKQGDLLNSSNLVCALAFDRDGELFATAGVNKKIKIFECNSIVNNNRDIHYPVVELAGRSKVSSLRWNSYIKSQIASSNFDGVVQIWDVSRSQLVTEMKEHKKRVWSIDISSADPTLLASGSDDGTVKLWSINQAILI, encoded by the exons ATGGAAGGTTCTTCAAATTCTAACTCTAGGGGATTCAATAATACCTCTGGTGTTTCAGACAGGAACACTGAGTTTTCACCTGTTGAGAGAATCACATCTCGTTCCAAGCCTTCCTCTCATGTTGATGAGTATGTTAGAAGCTTGTTTGGTACTACTAGTAGTACTCACAAGTCCGGTGAAGACGATTCTTTAGGGGTTGACCCTTTTGTTAGGTCCTTGGAATGGGGTGATGTTAGCTTGAGACAGTGGTTGGATAAACCTGAACGATCTGTCGATGTTTTCGAGTGCTTGCACGTTTTCAGACAAATCGTCGAGATTGTGAATTCGGCTCACTCTCTAGGCATTGTTGTTCATAATGTCAGGCCATCTTGTTTTGTCATGTCTTCCTTTAACCATGTTTCGTTCATTGAATCCGCTTCTGACTCCGGCTCTGATTCCTTGGAGGACGGTCCAATTAGTCAGAAGGATATTGGTAGCTCGAGAAGAGAGGAAGCTGTATCGAAAGCTATTTCAGTTGAAGAGAAAGGAGACTACAATAAGCTTTTGGAGAGACGAATTGagaaacttgaagaagaaaagaatcaacCTTTTCCTATGAAACATATATTAGCAATGGAGACAAGCTGGTATACAAGCCCTGAAGAGGATTTTGGTGGTTCAAGTACTTGTGCTTCAGATGTTTACCGTCTTGGCGTTCTCCTTTTCGAG CTATTCTGCCCTGTGCCTTCAAGAGAAGAGAAGTCAAGAACTATGTCTAGTTTAAGACATCGCGTTCTTCCGCCTCAGATATTGCTTAAATGTCCAAAAGAAGCTTCTTTCTGCTTGTGGTTATTGCATCCAGAGCCAAGTTGTCGACCATCAATGAG TGACTTGCTGCAAAGCGAGTTTATAACCGAGCCAAGAGATAACTTGGAAGAACGTGAAGCAGCAGTTGAGCTTAGGGATAGAATCGAGGAACAGGAGTCGTTACTCGAGTTCTTGTTACTTATTCAACAGAGAAAGCATGAATCTGCGTATAGATTGAGGGATACCGCTTCGCTTCTTTCCTCTGACATTGAACAAGTTGTAAAGAGACaattaattttgaagaaaaagggAAGCTCACTCTCTGATTTCAGTaaagatgatgatcatcaatACCCCTCTGGTCAGCCATTGATGAACTTCCAAGCAAACGAGGAGCCATCAGCATTCTTGACCTCAAGAAAACGGTTTAGACAAGGAGTTCCGGCATTGGAAAACGATGTTGAAGTTGATGAAGAGAGTCAAGGAAGCACACTTCTTGAAAGCTCTCGGTTGATGAGAAACTTCAAGAAACTAGAATCGGTCTACTTTCTGACAAGGCGCAGGCAAATGAAAGCTACTGCTTCAGGGAAATCATTAACTAGACATTCCCCGTTAAGTAGTGAAAATGGAAGAGGTTCAATGATTGTATCAGAGAAAAGCTCAGTAAGCAACCCGGTGGTGGCACCCAAAGATTTCTACAATAATGACTTGAGACAAGGGGGCTGGATAGATCCATTCCTTGAGGGTTTGTGCAGATATTTATCATTCAGTAAGCTAAGAGTAAAAGCAGATTTGAAACAAGGAGATTTGTTGAACTCTTCTAACCTTGTCTGCGCCCTTGCTTTTGACCGAGATGGAGAACTATTCGCCACTGCGGGtgtcaacaagaaaatcaaaatattcgAATGTAACTCCATCGTAAACAATAACCGGGATATCCACTATCCGGTTGTTGAATTGGCTGGTCGGTCAAAGGTAAGTAGTTTACGTTGGAACAGCTACATAAAGAGCCAAATTGCATCAAGTAACTTTGATGGCGTGGTTCAG atttgGGATGTTTCGAGAAGCCAGTTGGTTACAGAGATGAAGGAGCACAAGAAGCGAGTATGGTCCATCGATATTTCATCAGCAGACCCGACTTTGCTGGCTAGCGGAAGCGATGATGGAACCGTTAAGCTATGGAGTATCAATCAGGCAATTCTAATTTGA
- the LOC104765360 gene encoding beta-glucuronosyltransferase GlcAT14A has protein sequence MGYVNGEKRWVFPLVITSLVCVFLLATSFNMGLVSSLRTINGFFSIIPSRLAKNQTRFDFAESKVARQTRVPPHEDKLPRFAYLVSGSKGDVEKLWRTLRAVYHPRNQYVVHLDLESPVDERLELASRINKDPMYSKTGNVYMITKANLVTYKGPTMVANTLHACAVLLKRSANWDWFINLSASDYPLVTQDDLLHTFSTLDRNLNFIEHTSQLGWKEEKRAQPLMIDPGLYLLNKSDIYWVTPRRSLPTAFKLFTGSAWMALSRPFVEYCIWGWDNLPRTLLMYYTNFVSSPEGYFQTVICNVPEFAKTAINHDLHYISWDTPPQQHPHVLSLNDTVPMISSGAAFARKFKRDDEVLDKIDKELLRRRNDKESFAPGGWCSGKPKCSMVGDVAKIEPSAGAQRLQGLVDRLVNEAKTGVSQCK, from the exons ATGGGGTATGTAAACGGGGAGAAGAGATGGGTTTTTCCTCTTGTGATCACATCTCTTGTCTGCGTTTTTCTCCTTGCAACCTCTTTCAACATGGGACTAGTCTCTTCCCTCCGAACAATCAACGGGTTTTTCTCCATCATCCCTTCTCGTCTCGCCAAGAATCAAACGAGGTTTGACTTTGCAGAGTCCAAAGTCGCTAGACAGACACGTGTTCCTCCTCACGAAGACAAGCTTCCCCGTTTTGCTTACCTTGTTTCCGGGTCTAAAGGGGATGTAGAGAAACTTTGGAGAACACTTAGAGCTGTGTACCATCCGAGGAACCAGTATGTTGTTCATCTTGATCTTGAATCACCCGTGGATGAGAGATTAGAGCTGGCTTCTCGGATTAATAAAGATCCTATGTATTCCAAAACCGGGAATGTATATATGATAACCAAGGCTAATCTTGTGACATATAAAGGACCAACAATGGTGGCCAATACTCTTCACGCTTGTGCGGTTCTTCTTAAGAGAAGTGCGAATTGGGATTGGTTTATTAATCTCAGTGCTTCAGATTATCCTCTGGTGACTCAAGATG ATCTGCTTCATACGTTTTCGACATTGGACCGGAACCTCAACTTTATCGAACACACAAGTCAACTGGGTTGGAAAGA GGAGAAGCGAGCACAGCCATTAATGATTGATCCTGGACTCTACTTGTTGAACAAATCTGATATTTACTGGGTCACACCTCGCCGAAGTTTGCCTACTGCCTTTAAGTTATTCACTG GATCAGCTTGGATGGCTCTATCACGCCCGTTTGTAGAGTATTGCATATGGGGATGGGACAATTTACCACGAACACTCCTAATGTATTACACCAACTTCGTTTCATCACCCGAAGGTTACTTCCAGACAGTGATTTGCAACGTGCCAGAGTTTGCAAAAACAGCAATAAACCATGACCTCCACTACATTTCCTGGGACACTCCGCCACAGCAGCATCCACACGTGTTGTCACTCAACGACACAGTGCCAATGATTTCTAGCGGTGCTGCATTTGCTAGGAAATTCAAAAGAGACGACGAAGTACTTGATAAGATCGACAAGGAATTACTTAGACGGAGGAATGATAAAGAAAGTTTTGCTCCTGGTGGGTGGTGCAGTGGGAAACCAAAATGCTCCATGGTCGGTGATGTGGCTAAGATTGAGCCTAGCGCTGGAGCTCAGAGGCTTCAGGGACTTGTGGACAGGTTAGTTAACGAAGCTAAAACTGGAGTTAGTCAGTGTAAATAG
- the LOC104765359 gene encoding protein SPA1-RELATED 3-like isoform X3: MSSLRHRVLPPQILLKCPKEASFCLWLLHPEPSCRPSMSDLLQSEFITEPRDNLEEREAAVELRDRIEEQESLLEFLLLIQQRKHESAYRLRDTASLLSSDIEQVVKRQLILKKKGSSLSDFSKDDDHQYPSGQPLMNFQANEEPSAFLTSRKRFRQGVPALENDVEVDEESQGSTLLESSRLMRNFKKLESVYFLTRRRQMKATASGKSLTRHSPLSSENGRGSMIVSEKSSVSNPVVAPKDFYNNDLRQGGWIDPFLEGLCRYLSFSKLRVKADLKQGDLLNSSNLVCALAFDRDGELFATAGVNKKIKIFECNSIVNNNRDIHYPVVELAGRSKVSSLRWNSYIKSQIASSNFDGVVQIWDVSRSQLVTEMKEHKKRVWSIDISSADPTLLASGSDDGTVKLWSINQGASIGTIKTKANICCVQFPSDSGRSLAFGSADHKVYYYDLRNPKIPLCTMVGHSKTVSYVKFVDSSTLVSSSTDNTLKLWDLSLSASGINETPLHSFTGHTNLKNFVGLSVSDGYIATGSETNEVFVYHKAFPMPVMSYMFNNTDSVSGLEVDDASQFISSICWRGQSSTLVAANSNGNIKILEMMA; the protein is encoded by the exons ATGTCTAGTTTAAGACATCGCGTTCTTCCGCCTCAGATATTGCTTAAATGTCCAAAAGAAGCTTCTTTCTGCTTGTGGTTATTGCATCCAGAGCCAAGTTGTCGACCATCAATGAG TGACTTGCTGCAAAGCGAGTTTATAACCGAGCCAAGAGATAACTTGGAAGAACGTGAAGCAGCAGTTGAGCTTAGGGATAGAATCGAGGAACAGGAGTCGTTACTCGAGTTCTTGTTACTTATTCAACAGAGAAAGCATGAATCTGCGTATAGATTGAGGGATACCGCTTCGCTTCTTTCCTCTGACATTGAACAAGTTGTAAAGAGACaattaattttgaagaaaaagggAAGCTCACTCTCTGATTTCAGTaaagatgatgatcatcaatACCCCTCTGGTCAGCCATTGATGAACTTCCAAGCAAACGAGGAGCCATCAGCATTCTTGACCTCAAGAAAACGGTTTAGACAAGGAGTTCCGGCATTGGAAAACGATGTTGAAGTTGATGAAGAGAGTCAAGGAAGCACACTTCTTGAAAGCTCTCGGTTGATGAGAAACTTCAAGAAACTAGAATCGGTCTACTTTCTGACAAGGCGCAGGCAAATGAAAGCTACTGCTTCAGGGAAATCATTAACTAGACATTCCCCGTTAAGTAGTGAAAATGGAAGAGGTTCAATGATTGTATCAGAGAAAAGCTCAGTAAGCAACCCGGTGGTGGCACCCAAAGATTTCTACAATAATGACTTGAGACAAGGGGGCTGGATAGATCCATTCCTTGAGGGTTTGTGCAGATATTTATCATTCAGTAAGCTAAGAGTAAAAGCAGATTTGAAACAAGGAGATTTGTTGAACTCTTCTAACCTTGTCTGCGCCCTTGCTTTTGACCGAGATGGAGAACTATTCGCCACTGCGGGtgtcaacaagaaaatcaaaatattcgAATGTAACTCCATCGTAAACAATAACCGGGATATCCACTATCCGGTTGTTGAATTGGCTGGTCGGTCAAAGGTAAGTAGTTTACGTTGGAACAGCTACATAAAGAGCCAAATTGCATCAAGTAACTTTGATGGCGTGGTTCAG atttgGGATGTTTCGAGAAGCCAGTTGGTTACAGAGATGAAGGAGCACAAGAAGCGAGTATGGTCCATCGATATTTCATCAGCAGACCCGACTTTGCTGGCTAGCGGAAGCGATGATGGAACCGTTAAGCTATGGAGTATCAATCAG GGAGCTAGCATTGGGACCATTAAGACAAAAGCCAATATATGCTGTGTCCAGTTTCCATCGGACTCAGGACGGTCTCTAGCATTTGGTTCTGCAGATCACAAAGTGTATTACTACGATCTTCGAAACCCCAAAATTCCTCTTTGCACAATGGTTGGTCATAGCAAGACAGTGAGCTATGTCAAGTTTGTAGATTCATCTACCCTTGTGTCCTCTTCTACTGATAACACATTGAAGCTTTGGGACTTGTCGCTGTCTGCTTCTGGGATTAATGAAACCCCTCTTCACTCATTCACTGGACATACTAATTTAAAG AATTTTGTTGGCTTATCTGTTTCTGATGGGTATATAGCAACAGGCTCAGAGACTAACGAG GTTTTCGTGTACCACAAGGCATTCCCAATGCCAGTGATGTCGTACATGTTCAACAACACTGACTCTGTATCTGGTCTCGAAGTGGATGATGCCTCACAATTCATATCTTCGATCTGCTGGCGAGGACAGTCGTCTACATTAGTCGCTGCTAACTCCAATGGCAACATCAAGATTTTGGAGATGATGGCTTGA
- the LOC109130740 gene encoding metallothionein-like protein 3 has protein sequence MSNNCGSCDCADKTQCVKKGSSYTFETQESYKEAMIMDVGAEENDANCKCKCGSTCSCTNCTCCPN, from the exons ATGTCGAACAACTGCGGAAGCTGCGACTGTGCTGACAAGACCCAGTGCGT GAAGAAGGGTTCCAGCTACACCTTCGAGACTCAGGAGAG CTACAAGGAGGCCATGATCATGGACGTTGGTGCAGAGGAGAACGACGCAAATTGCAAGTGCAAGTGCGGATCCACCTGCAGCTGCACCAACTGCACTTGCTGCCCCAATTAA
- the LOC104765361 gene encoding lectin-like protein At3g16530, with translation MQIHKLCFLVLFLANAAFAVKFNFKSFDGNNLLFLGDAELGPSSDGVGRSGALSMTRDENPLSHGKGLYINPIPFKPSNTSSPFSFETSFTFSITPRTKPNSGQGLAFVIVPEADNSGASGGGYLGILNKTNDGKPENHIFAVEFDTFQNDEFRDISGNHVGVNINSMTSLVAEKAGYWVQTLVGKRKVWSFKDVNLSSGERFKAWVEFRSKDSRFTVTLAPENVKKPKKPLLQGPRVLNEVLLQNMYAGFAGSMGRAVERHDIWSWSFENAAKNN, from the coding sequence atGCAGATTCACAAACTCTGTTTTCTTGTTCTGTTCTTAGCTAACGCAGCTTTCGCCGTCAAGTTCAACTTCAAATCCTTCGATGGCAACAACTTGTTGTTCTTAGGAGACGCAGAGCTTGGTCCTTCCTCTGATGGCGTAGGACGATCCGGAGCTCTATCCATGACCCGAGATGAAAACCCTTTATCTCATGGTAAAGGTCTTTACATCAATCCAATCCCATTCAAGCCTTCAAacacttcttctcctttttcgtTCGAAACTTCTTTCACTTTCTCCATCACTCCTCGCACCAAACCCAACTCCGGTCAAGGCCTTGCCTTCGTCATCGTCCCGGAAGCCGATAACTCCGGCGCCTCCGGTGGCGGATATCTCGGAATCCTCAACAAAACCAACGACGGGAAGCCAGAAAACCACATCTTCGCTGTCGAATTCGACACTTTCCAGAACGATGAGTTCAGAGACATTAGTGGTAACCATGTCGGAGTCAACATCAACTCGATGACTTCCCTTGTCGCTGAGAAAGCTGGTTACTGGGTTCAGACATTGGTCGGGAAAAGGAAAGTTTGGTCGTTCAAAGATGTGAATCTGAGCAGTGGAGAGAGGTTCAAGGCTTGGGTCGAGTTCAGAAGCAAAGACTCTAGGTTCACCGTCACGCTCGCTCCAGAAAACGTTAAGAAACCTAAGAAGCCTTTGCTCCAAGGTCCGAGAGTGCTCAATGAAGTTCTTCTTCAAAACATGTACGCCGGCTTTGCTGGTTCCATGGGACGTGCCGTTGAGCGTCACGACATTTGGAGCTGGTCTTTCGAAAACGCCGCCAAAAACAACTAa
- the LOC104765362 gene encoding uncharacterized protein LOC104765362: protein MELDPKKFAQLLDKIEAEADEFLLARNQMVENDKERNANREALTALRKRARTTKTSVLSPFDSMMKDIHGSSTKPLVQEVCSTCGSHDSTEPTWMMLPGADLFASVPFHAVHTMLEKDEERLEFESKKLQSLVKEKALFISELGALADSTSPGVIRSLVALKDKPLVK from the exons ATGGAGTTGGATCCAAAGAAGTTTGCTCAACTATTGGACAAAATTGAAGCTGAAGCTGATGAGTTTCTTCTAGCTCGGAATCAG ATGGTAGAGAATGACAAGGAGAGGAATGCAAACCGAGAGGCTCTTACAGCACTTAGGAAGAGGGCTCGGACAACAAAGACTAGTGTTCTTTCTCCATTTGATTCTATGATGAAGGATATACACGGTAGCTCAACCAAACCTTTGGTCCAAGAAGTTTGCTCCACGTGTGGATCCCATGACTCTACTGAACCCACTTGGATGATGCTACCTGGAGCTGATCTTTTTGCTTCAGTTCCCTTTCATGCTGTGCATACAATGCTTGagaaag ATGAAGAGAGATTGGAGTTTGAATCGAAGAAGTTGCAGAGCTTAGTGAAGGAGAAGGCACTTTTTATATCGGAACTAGGTGCTCTTGCTGATAGTACGTCCCCAGGCGTGATCAGGTCGTTGGTGGCGTTAAAGGACAAGCCTTTAGTCAAGTAG
- the LOC104765359 gene encoding protein SPA1-RELATED 3-like isoform X1 yields MEGSSNSNSRGFNNTSGVSDRNTEFSPVERITSRSKPSSHVDEYVRSLFGTTSSTHKSGEDDSLGVDPFVRSLEWGDVSLRQWLDKPERSVDVFECLHVFRQIVEIVNSAHSLGIVVHNVRPSCFVMSSFNHVSFIESASDSGSDSLEDGPISQKDIGSSRREEAVSKAISVEEKGDYNKLLERRIEKLEEEKNQPFPMKHILAMETSWYTSPEEDFGGSSTCASDVYRLGVLLFELFCPVPSREEKSRTMSSLRHRVLPPQILLKCPKEASFCLWLLHPEPSCRPSMSDLLQSEFITEPRDNLEEREAAVELRDRIEEQESLLEFLLLIQQRKHESAYRLRDTASLLSSDIEQVVKRQLILKKKGSSLSDFSKDDDHQYPSGQPLMNFQANEEPSAFLTSRKRFRQGVPALENDVEVDEESQGSTLLESSRLMRNFKKLESVYFLTRRRQMKATASGKSLTRHSPLSSENGRGSMIVSEKSSVSNPVVAPKDFYNNDLRQGGWIDPFLEGLCRYLSFSKLRVKADLKQGDLLNSSNLVCALAFDRDGELFATAGVNKKIKIFECNSIVNNNRDIHYPVVELAGRSKVSSLRWNSYIKSQIASSNFDGVVQIWDVSRSQLVTEMKEHKKRVWSIDISSADPTLLASGSDDGTVKLWSINQGASIGTIKTKANICCVQFPSDSGRSLAFGSADHKVYYYDLRNPKIPLCTMVGHSKTVSYVKFVDSSTLVSSSTDNTLKLWDLSLSASGINETPLHSFTGHTNLKNFVGLSVSDGYIATGSETNEVFVYHKAFPMPVMSYMFNNTDSVSGLEVDDASQFISSICWRGQSSTLVAANSNGNIKILEMMA; encoded by the exons ATGGAAGGTTCTTCAAATTCTAACTCTAGGGGATTCAATAATACCTCTGGTGTTTCAGACAGGAACACTGAGTTTTCACCTGTTGAGAGAATCACATCTCGTTCCAAGCCTTCCTCTCATGTTGATGAGTATGTTAGAAGCTTGTTTGGTACTACTAGTAGTACTCACAAGTCCGGTGAAGACGATTCTTTAGGGGTTGACCCTTTTGTTAGGTCCTTGGAATGGGGTGATGTTAGCTTGAGACAGTGGTTGGATAAACCTGAACGATCTGTCGATGTTTTCGAGTGCTTGCACGTTTTCAGACAAATCGTCGAGATTGTGAATTCGGCTCACTCTCTAGGCATTGTTGTTCATAATGTCAGGCCATCTTGTTTTGTCATGTCTTCCTTTAACCATGTTTCGTTCATTGAATCCGCTTCTGACTCCGGCTCTGATTCCTTGGAGGACGGTCCAATTAGTCAGAAGGATATTGGTAGCTCGAGAAGAGAGGAAGCTGTATCGAAAGCTATTTCAGTTGAAGAGAAAGGAGACTACAATAAGCTTTTGGAGAGACGAATTGagaaacttgaagaagaaaagaatcaacCTTTTCCTATGAAACATATATTAGCAATGGAGACAAGCTGGTATACAAGCCCTGAAGAGGATTTTGGTGGTTCAAGTACTTGTGCTTCAGATGTTTACCGTCTTGGCGTTCTCCTTTTCGAG CTATTCTGCCCTGTGCCTTCAAGAGAAGAGAAGTCAAGAACTATGTCTAGTTTAAGACATCGCGTTCTTCCGCCTCAGATATTGCTTAAATGTCCAAAAGAAGCTTCTTTCTGCTTGTGGTTATTGCATCCAGAGCCAAGTTGTCGACCATCAATGAG TGACTTGCTGCAAAGCGAGTTTATAACCGAGCCAAGAGATAACTTGGAAGAACGTGAAGCAGCAGTTGAGCTTAGGGATAGAATCGAGGAACAGGAGTCGTTACTCGAGTTCTTGTTACTTATTCAACAGAGAAAGCATGAATCTGCGTATAGATTGAGGGATACCGCTTCGCTTCTTTCCTCTGACATTGAACAAGTTGTAAAGAGACaattaattttgaagaaaaagggAAGCTCACTCTCTGATTTCAGTaaagatgatgatcatcaatACCCCTCTGGTCAGCCATTGATGAACTTCCAAGCAAACGAGGAGCCATCAGCATTCTTGACCTCAAGAAAACGGTTTAGACAAGGAGTTCCGGCATTGGAAAACGATGTTGAAGTTGATGAAGAGAGTCAAGGAAGCACACTTCTTGAAAGCTCTCGGTTGATGAGAAACTTCAAGAAACTAGAATCGGTCTACTTTCTGACAAGGCGCAGGCAAATGAAAGCTACTGCTTCAGGGAAATCATTAACTAGACATTCCCCGTTAAGTAGTGAAAATGGAAGAGGTTCAATGATTGTATCAGAGAAAAGCTCAGTAAGCAACCCGGTGGTGGCACCCAAAGATTTCTACAATAATGACTTGAGACAAGGGGGCTGGATAGATCCATTCCTTGAGGGTTTGTGCAGATATTTATCATTCAGTAAGCTAAGAGTAAAAGCAGATTTGAAACAAGGAGATTTGTTGAACTCTTCTAACCTTGTCTGCGCCCTTGCTTTTGACCGAGATGGAGAACTATTCGCCACTGCGGGtgtcaacaagaaaatcaaaatattcgAATGTAACTCCATCGTAAACAATAACCGGGATATCCACTATCCGGTTGTTGAATTGGCTGGTCGGTCAAAGGTAAGTAGTTTACGTTGGAACAGCTACATAAAGAGCCAAATTGCATCAAGTAACTTTGATGGCGTGGTTCAG atttgGGATGTTTCGAGAAGCCAGTTGGTTACAGAGATGAAGGAGCACAAGAAGCGAGTATGGTCCATCGATATTTCATCAGCAGACCCGACTTTGCTGGCTAGCGGAAGCGATGATGGAACCGTTAAGCTATGGAGTATCAATCAG GGAGCTAGCATTGGGACCATTAAGACAAAAGCCAATATATGCTGTGTCCAGTTTCCATCGGACTCAGGACGGTCTCTAGCATTTGGTTCTGCAGATCACAAAGTGTATTACTACGATCTTCGAAACCCCAAAATTCCTCTTTGCACAATGGTTGGTCATAGCAAGACAGTGAGCTATGTCAAGTTTGTAGATTCATCTACCCTTGTGTCCTCTTCTACTGATAACACATTGAAGCTTTGGGACTTGTCGCTGTCTGCTTCTGGGATTAATGAAACCCCTCTTCACTCATTCACTGGACATACTAATTTAAAG AATTTTGTTGGCTTATCTGTTTCTGATGGGTATATAGCAACAGGCTCAGAGACTAACGAG GTTTTCGTGTACCACAAGGCATTCCCAATGCCAGTGATGTCGTACATGTTCAACAACACTGACTCTGTATCTGGTCTCGAAGTGGATGATGCCTCACAATTCATATCTTCGATCTGCTGGCGAGGACAGTCGTCTACATTAGTCGCTGCTAACTCCAATGGCAACATCAAGATTTTGGAGATGATGGCTTGA
- the LOC109130739 gene encoding cytochrome c oxidase copper chaperone 1, which produces MSDQAAQNGLSPPPIPESTKAAASVETKPKKKICCACPDTKKLRDECIVEYGESACTKWIEAHKMCLRAEGFNI; this is translated from the coding sequence ATGAGTGATCAAGCAGCACAAAACGGCTTGAGTCCTCCCCCCATTCCAGAGTCAACCAAGGCCGCTGCCTCGGTAGAAAcgaaaccaaagaagaaaatatgcTGTGCTTGCCCTGATACCAAGAAGCTGAGAGATGAGTGCATCGTTGAGTATGGTGAATCGGCTTGCACAAAATGGATTGAGGCTCATAAAATGTGTCTCCGCGCTGAAGGTTTCAACATCtga
- the LOC104765363 gene encoding uncharacterized protein LOC104765363: MNSHLFRVICILHSIIALTSGTLMMFYTEKASIFGHGSDIANKLKGSTPHDEQLIQISQSFSGLLLFAIGLVLFMVSFVKDREFHNFFAGGSVILYILMALWRVMFEWKIEDLAFECPKQALGDIALAV; encoded by the coding sequence ATGAATTCACATCTCTTCCGCGTAATCTGTATACTCCATTCGATAATCGCACTTACAAGTGGAACCCTGATGATGTTCTACACAGAGAAAGCTTCCATCTTTGGCCACGGTAGTGATATTGCAAATAAGCTCAAAGGATCAACGCCTCACGACGAGCAACTCATCCAGATTTCTCAGTCATTCTCGGGTTTGCTTCTATTCGCAATTGGACTGGTCTTGTTCATGGTGTCGTTTGTGAAAGACAGAGAGTTTCATAACTTCTTTGCTGGAGGTTCTGTGATTCTCTATATCCTTATGGCTCTATGGAGAGTTATGTTCGAGTGGAAGATTGAAGATCTTGCTTTTGAATGTCCCAAGCAAGCTCTTGGAGACATTGCTTTAGCTGTCTAA